A genome region from Deltaproteobacteria bacterium includes the following:
- a CDS encoding AbrB/MazE/SpoVT family DNA-binding domain-containing protein: MQMVKLSAKGQIVIPKAIRDKLGLKPRRPIILQLYKDHVEIKAVPDVKKALKGIFKGKPSMSRSLINEHLSEVQRDETVSL, encoded by the coding sequence ATGCAAATGGTAAAACTTTCCGCCAAGGGGCAAATCGTTATCCCGAAAGCCATTCGGGACAAACTGGGATTAAAACCACGAAGACCAATTATTCTTCAGTTATACAAAGATCATGTTGAAATCAAAGCCGTCCCTGATGTTAAAAAGGCCCTTAAAGGAATTTTTAAAGGAAAACCCTCTATGAGCCGATCACTGATCAATGAACATCTATCGGAGGTCCAGCGTGATGAAACCGTTTCTCTTTGA
- a CDS encoding response regulator: MKVLYVEDDPIDAELTRTKLARIAPHIELEIVHTKREALARLKDQNYKIYDLVLADMKLPDGDGRSIVSHIRGRSISLPVIMVTGSGSQETAVTAIKAGADDYIVKRRGYLEKLPQIIDNVLSNFQRQAFQRAKPLMVLYAEDNLQEWELTQKHFLAHAPHIQLTLVNSKKDVLEYLMDQDRKKKIDIILLDYKLLGGDALEILKTVRSEHKESLPVVLITGQGDEEVAVTALKLGANDYVAKSPGYLNKLPFVIENAYHFTEMIRQQKALKASEEKFALTFHTSPVWVALTTLEEGRILEVNETFSTITGYTKEEAIGHTIFDLGLWVDLEERVQFIETCKKRQGLKDQEVIFRMKSGELRNFSWSNNIIILNGTECLISVVVDITKRKKAEEDVRRTVEKLRKATSGIVQTLSMTVETRDPYTAGHQRRVADLARAIAQEMGFSRDFLEGLHMAGLIHDVGKISIPAEILSKPIPLSDIEFSLIKNHSQSAYDILKEIDFPWPLARIILQHHERMDGSGYPLGLKGEDILLEARILAVADVVEAMASHRPYRPTLGIDKALEEISLKRDCLYDPQAVDACLKLFKEKGFRFE, encoded by the coding sequence ATGAAGGTTCTGTATGTTGAAGACGATCCGATTGATGCCGAGTTGACGCGAACCAAATTGGCCCGGATCGCTCCCCACATAGAGCTGGAAATTGTGCATACGAAACGAGAAGCACTAGCTCGATTAAAAGACCAAAATTATAAAATCTATGACCTGGTCCTTGCGGACATGAAGCTCCCGGATGGTGATGGACGGTCCATTGTCAGCCACATCCGGGGACGGTCCATATCGTTGCCGGTGATTATGGTTACCGGGAGCGGAAGCCAGGAAACAGCGGTGACCGCCATTAAAGCCGGCGCCGATGATTATATCGTAAAACGGAGGGGATATTTAGAAAAGCTTCCCCAAATCATAGACAATGTCTTGAGCAATTTTCAAAGGCAGGCATTCCAGCGGGCCAAGCCCCTGATGGTCCTTTATGCCGAAGACAATTTACAGGAATGGGAACTCACTCAGAAACATTTTTTGGCCCATGCCCCCCATATCCAGTTGACTCTTGTCAATTCAAAAAAGGATGTATTGGAATATTTAATGGATCAAGATCGGAAGAAAAAAATCGATATTATCCTCCTGGACTATAAACTACTCGGCGGGGACGCCCTGGAAATTTTAAAAACGGTCCGCTCGGAGCATAAGGAAAGCCTGCCCGTGGTCCTTATCACCGGCCAAGGGGATGAAGAGGTGGCTGTTACGGCCTTAAAGTTGGGAGCCAATGATTATGTCGCCAAATCTCCCGGTTACCTCAACAAGCTTCCTTTCGTCATAGAAAATGCCTATCATTTTACTGAAATGATCCGGCAACAAAAGGCCCTGAAAGCCTCGGAGGAAAAATTTGCCCTGACCTTTCATACCAGTCCGGTATGGGTTGCCCTGACTACTTTAGAGGAAGGTCGAATCTTGGAGGTCAATGAGACCTTTTCAACCATCACCGGTTATACCAAGGAGGAGGCCATCGGGCACACCATCTTTGATCTCGGTCTATGGGTTGATCTTGAAGAGAGGGTTCAATTTATAGAAACCTGTAAAAAAAGGCAGGGCCTAAAAGACCAGGAAGTAATCTTCAGGATGAAATCCGGTGAATTGCGCAACTTCTCCTGGTCCAACAATATCATTATCCTGAACGGAACAGAATGCCTTATCTCCGTAGTTGTGGATATTACCAAGCGTAAAAAGGCGGAAGAAGATGTCCGAAGGACTGTTGAAAAACTCAGAAAGGCCACATCCGGGATCGTTCAGACCTTGTCCATGACCGTTGAAACCAGGGATCCTTATACCGCCGGCCACCAGAGGCGGGTCGCCGACCTGGCTAGGGCCATAGCCCAAGAAATGGGCTTTTCAAGGGATTTTCTCGAAGGGCTCCATATGGCCGGTCTCATTCATGATGTGGGTAAAATATCCATTCCAGCCGAGATTCTTAGCAAACCAATCCCCTTATCCGATATTGAATTCAGTTTGATAAAAAACCACTCCCAATCCGCCTATGACATCCTGAAAGAGATCGATTTCCCCTGGCCCTTAGCCAGAATCATTCTTCAACACCATGAAAGGATGGATGGATCCGGATATCCTCTGGGCTTGAAGGGCGAAGATATTCTCCTGGAAGCACGGATTCTGGCCGTGGCCGACGTGGTCGAGGCCATGGCCTCCCACCGCCCTTATCGTCCAACTCTGGGTATCGATAAGGCTCTGGAAGAAATCTCCCTCAAAAGGGACTGCCTTTACGACCCGCAGGCAGTTGATGCCTGTCTGAAACTCTTTAAGGAGAAAGGATTCCGGTTTGAGTAA
- a CDS encoding response regulator, with amino-acid sequence MPLTEKINLLLVDDQPQNLLSLEALLDHPEYNLIKANSGREALRLVLKEEFALILLDVQMPDMDGFETARMIKAREKSKEVPIIFVTAISKETEYISLGYQTGGVDYIFKPYDPNILKAKVAAFVKMYKVSQDVKTQADQLLALNQALQEKIEEITRLNRDLEMTNKELETFSYSVSHDLRAPLRGLDGFATLLREEFADKLDENGRRYLLNIERAAERMNLLIEDLLKLSRITRMGLRQEEIDLSELAVTVSKEIQSNQPERAVEWVIQQGIKVTGDHHLLRIVLENLFGNAWKFTGKNPKALIEVGSIKTQEGKAAFFIRDNGAGFNMSQAGKLFTPFQRLHGLNEFEGTGIGLATVARIIRRHGGEVWAEGEEGKGATFYFTLQGGF; translated from the coding sequence ATGCCGTTGACTGAAAAAATCAACCTCCTCCTGGTGGATGATCAGCCCCAGAACCTCCTGTCCCTGGAGGCCTTGCTGGATCATCCGGAATACAATCTGATTAAAGCCAACTCCGGCAGGGAAGCCTTACGGCTGGTCCTCAAAGAAGAGTTCGCTTTAATCCTCCTGGATGTGCAGATGCCGGATATGGATGGTTTTGAGACGGCCCGGATGATCAAGGCCCGTGAAAAATCTAAAGAAGTTCCTATCATCTTTGTGACGGCCATCAGCAAGGAAACCGAATATATCTCCCTGGGATATCAGACAGGGGGCGTAGATTATATTTTTAAGCCCTATGATCCCAATATTCTTAAGGCGAAAGTGGCCGCCTTCGTCAAAATGTACAAAGTATCCCAAGACGTTAAGACGCAAGCAGACCAGCTTTTGGCCCTTAATCAGGCACTCCAGGAAAAGATCGAAGAAATAACCAGGCTGAACAGGGATCTCGAAATGACTAACAAAGAACTGGAGACCTTTTCCTATTCCGTATCTCATGACCTCAGGGCCCCTCTGAGGGGCCTCGACGGCTTTGCCACCCTGCTAAGAGAGGAATTTGCAGATAAACTGGATGAAAACGGTCGAAGATATCTCCTCAATATCGAACGAGCTGCAGAGAGGATGAACCTCCTTATCGAAGATCTGCTCAAGCTTTCCAGGATAACCAGAATGGGTTTGCGCCAGGAGGAAATAGACCTTAGCGAACTGGCCGTGACCGTCTCGAAGGAAATCCAGTCTAACCAACCCGAAAGAGCTGTGGAATGGGTCATCCAGCAAGGGATAAAGGTCACAGGAGACCACCATCTTTTGCGCATAGTGCTGGAAAATTTGTTTGGAAACGCCTGGAAGTTTACCGGGAAGAATCCCAAAGCCCTAATAGAAGTCGGGAGTATAAAAACCCAAGAGGGAAAAGCGGCCTTTTTCATCCGGGATAATGGGGCAGGATTTAATATGTCCCAGGCCGGAAAACTGTTCACTCCTTTTCAACGACTGCACGGTTTGAACGAATTCGAAGGGACCGGGATCGGTCTGGCCACCGTGGCCCGCATCATTCGCCGTCATGGTGGAGAGGTCTGGGCTGAAGGGGAGGAAGGAAAGGGGGCGACTTTTTATTTTACACTACAAGGCGGATTTTAG
- a CDS encoding four helix bundle protein, translated as MKKRTKEFAKEIIKLCRTLPEKREGWLIGNQIFRSGTSMAANYRAACRAKSRPDFIFKLAIVEEEADETLFWLELLKEMEILSQKIVDPLIKECNELLSIIVASIKTVRKRNTK; from the coding sequence ATGAAAAAACGAACCAAGGAATTTGCTAAAGAGATCATTAAACTTTGCCGAACGCTTCCAGAAAAAAGAGAAGGATGGTTGATTGGCAATCAAATATTTCGTTCCGGAACCTCCATGGCAGCCAATTACCGGGCTGCCTGTCGGGCAAAATCAAGGCCGGATTTTATTTTCAAACTGGCGATAGTCGAAGAAGAAGCTGATGAAACTTTATTTTGGCTGGAGTTGTTGAAAGAGATGGAAATACTATCTCAAAAAATCGTTGATCCGTTAATCAAGGAATGTAATGAATTGTTGTCAATAATCGTTGCTTCAATAAAAACGGTTCGAAAAAGGAATACAAAATGA
- a CDS encoding chemotaxis protein CheB, which produces MTTRKSKIQNPQPKIIVVGASLGGYEALKVVLSALPEDFPIPLIIVLHRGRDSRESLAEQLQKAARLPVVEAEDKMPVEPGRIYLAPADYHLLIEKDFGFWILDFGLKDGRTFGNEQRTWGKINPKSKIPNPKSKIHFALSTEEPVNYARPSIDVLFESAAEAYGPGVTGIILTGNSEDGAKGLSVIKHRGGRAIVQDPITAEAPAMPEAAIKAAWVDRVMSLEEIGKALGKLF; this is translated from the coding sequence ATGACAACCAGAAAATCCAAAATCCAAAATCCGCAACCCAAAATCATTGTAGTGGGGGCTTCGCTGGGTGGGTATGAGGCCCTGAAGGTGGTGTTATCTGCCCTACCTGAGGACTTCCCTATCCCCTTGATTATCGTTCTGCATCGGGGCAGGGATTCCCGGGAAAGTTTGGCAGAACAACTTCAAAAGGCGGCCCGCCTGCCGGTCGTGGAAGCGGAGGATAAGATGCCTGTGGAACCGGGGAGGATTTATCTGGCGCCGGCGGATTATCATCTGCTCATAGAAAAAGATTTTGGATTTTGGATTTTGGATTTTGGATTGAAGGACGGAAGGACATTCGGTAACGAGCAAAGAACCTGGGGAAAAATAAATCCAAAATCCAAAATCCCCAATCCAAAATCTAAAATTCACTTCGCCCTGTCCACCGAAGAGCCGGTGAATTATGCCCGGCCTTCTATTGATGTGCTGTTTGAATCCGCAGCCGAGGCCTATGGCCCCGGGGTGACGGGTATTATCCTGACCGGCAATAGCGAAGATGGAGCCAAAGGACTATCGGTCATCAAGCACCGCGGAGGCCGGGCCATTGTACAGGATCCCATAACCGCCGAGGCCCCGGCCATGCCGGAAGCGGCTATCAAGGCGGCGTGGGTGGATCGGGTGATGAGTTTGGAGGAGATTGGGAAGGCGCTGGGAAAATTATTTTAG
- a CDS encoding protein-glutamate O-methyltransferase CheR produces MSNLNETEPIEMKLLLEGIFEKYGYDFRDYAQASLKRRVAKCLNAERLKTISGLQEKILHDPAAMGRFLNILSIDVSALFRDPGFYLAIRKKVVPFLRTYPSLRIWHAGCASGEEVYSLAILLKEEGLLEKTRIYATDMNETLINKAREGIFALKEMKDNTKNYQAAGGKKNLSDYYKAKYDHALFTTDLTKKVTFAVHNLVTDSSFNEFNVILCRNVMIYFNRDLQDRVHHLLYESLSYYGILCLGAKESLKFTPHEGDYEEVDGREKIFRKIK; encoded by the coding sequence ATGTCTAACCTGAACGAAACCGAGCCCATTGAAATGAAACTCCTCCTGGAGGGGATCTTCGAGAAGTACGGTTATGACTTCCGGGACTACGCCCAGGCCTCGCTCAAACGTCGGGTGGCCAAGTGCCTGAATGCCGAACGTCTTAAGACGATTTCCGGACTTCAGGAAAAGATCCTCCACGATCCGGCGGCTATGGGCCGGTTTCTGAATATCCTTTCCATCGATGTCAGCGCCCTCTTTCGGGACCCCGGATTTTATCTGGCTATCCGCAAAAAGGTGGTGCCTTTTTTACGGACCTATCCCTCTTTGCGTATCTGGCATGCCGGTTGTGCCAGCGGGGAAGAGGTCTATTCATTAGCCATCCTCCTTAAAGAAGAGGGGCTCCTTGAAAAAACCCGGATCTATGCTACGGATATGAACGAAACCCTGATCAATAAGGCCAGGGAAGGGATCTTTGCTCTGAAGGAGATGAAGGATAACACTAAGAATTACCAGGCCGCCGGAGGGAAAAAGAATCTATCCGATTATTATAAGGCCAAATACGATCATGCCCTGTTTACTACCGACTTAACAAAAAAGGTCACCTTCGCCGTGCACAACCTGGTCACAGACAGTTCCTTCAACGAATTTAATGTCATCCTTTGCCGTAATGTCATGATCTATTTCAACCGGGATCTTCAGGACCGGGTTCATCACCTGCTTTATGAGAGCCTGAGCTATTACGGCATCCTCTGCTTAGGGGCCAAGGAGTCCCTAAAATTCACTCCCCATGAAGGGGACTATGAGGAAGTGGATGGGAGGGAGAAGATCTTCCGAAAAATAAAATGA